A window of the Myripristis murdjan chromosome 15, fMyrMur1.1, whole genome shotgun sequence genome harbors these coding sequences:
- the kcnk1b gene encoding potassium channel subfamily K member 1b, with protein sequence MLQSLTSNSCVRLIQSHKSTWYFLSLVLGYLLYLIFGAVVFSSVELPYEDLLRQELRAIKKQFLQDNECLSEERLERFLQKALEASNYGVSILNNASANWNWDFTSALFFASTVLSTTGYGHTAPLSDGGKAFCIIYSVIGIPFTLLFLTAVVQRIMVFSTRRPIMYIHRRWGLSKPLVAIVHATLLAMVAVSCFFLIPAAIFSALEENWNFLESFYFCFISLSTIGLGDYVPGEAFNQKFRELYKVGITVYLILGLIVMLVVLETFCELQQLKQLRKMFYLKKEKPQDRLAILEHDHLSFTTVSDRTSEDKTQPFVSVPALASPSGDDPMIQ encoded by the exons ATGCTTCAGTCTCTAACCAGCAATTCGTGTGTGCGGTTGATACAGAGTCACAAGTCGACGTGGTATTTTTTGTCTTTAGTCTTGGGCTATCTTCTTTATCTTATATTCGGCGCCGTTGTGTTTTCCTCGGTCGAGCTGCCATATGAAGACCTCCTGCGCCAGGAGCTGCGAGCCATTAAGAAACAGTTCCTTCAAGACAATGAATGTTTATCCGAGGAGCGGCTCGAGAGGTTTTTACAGAAAGCCCTTGAGGCCAGTAATTATGGAGTGTCCATCCTCAATAACGCCTCTGCGAACTGGAATTGGGACTTCACCTCTGCGCTGTTTTTTGCGAGCACCGTGCTGTCCACCACAG GATACGGGCATACAGCGCCCCTATCAGATGGTGGTAAGGCCTTCTGCATCATCTATTCTGTGATTGGCATCCCGTTCACCCTCCTGTTCCTCACTGCCGTGGTGCAAAGGATCATGGTCTTCAGCACACGGAGGCCTATCATGTACATCCACAGGCGCTGGGGTCTGTCCAAGCCATTGGTGGCCATTGTTCATGCCACTCTGCTCGCGATGGTGGCCGTCTCTTGCTTCTTCCTCATCCCCGCTGCCATCTTCTCAGCTCTGGAGGAGAACTGGAACTTCCTGGAGTCTTTCTACTTCTGCTTCATTTCCCTCAGTACCATCGGCCTGGGAGACTATGTACCTGGAGAAGCTTTTAATCAGAAGTTCAGGGAGCTCTACAAAGTGGGCATCACTG TCTACCTGATCCTGGGTCTGATCGTCATGTTGGTGGTGCTGGAGACTTTctgtgagctgcagcagctgaagcagCTGAGGAAAATGTTCTACCTGAAGAAGGAAAAGCCGCAGGACCGCCTGGCCATTTTGGAGCATGACCACCTATCCTTCACCACCGTGTCCGACAGAACCAGTGAGGACAAAACTCAGCCGTTTGTCAGTGTCCCAGCTCTCGCCTCTCCCAGTGGGGATGACCCCATGATCCaataa